In Rhabdothermincola sediminis, one genomic interval encodes:
- a CDS encoding sensor histidine kinase — MTFRRRIALLAGLSFVAAVIACSVVGYLTVRRQMVAQIDSDLLRRATDEPLALPELAGASEARRPGLALRARRGQPLPTDVLFQVVRADGTITTPPTQTDELPVDAADEAIATRPDGTTRLRTVSIDGERYRMVTASTGRQVAVQIARPLHEVEATLSRFALALVAVSISGTVLAAAVGWWVARRSARPVEQLTRAAEHVADTLEFDVPLAATHDDEIGQLTASISHMLAALKLSREQQQRLVVDASHELRTPLTSIRTNVDLLRRSDLDDATRAEIVSDIRTEVEELTELTAELVQLATDTRQVEQEVEVDMGALAQRVAERASKRTGQVVTVSGPGWLAWGRPTMLERAVQNLVDNACKWNPRGTPIEIVVTQGSLSVRDHGPGIPPAERERIFERFYRTDAARAMPGSGLGLAIVRQVIEAHDGTISVDDTVPGPGAVFTIRF, encoded by the coding sequence ATGACCTTCCGTCGGCGCATCGCCCTGCTCGCCGGCCTGTCGTTCGTGGCCGCGGTCATCGCCTGCTCCGTCGTGGGCTACCTCACCGTGCGCCGGCAGATGGTGGCGCAGATCGACAGTGACCTCCTCCGGCGTGCGACCGACGAGCCGCTTGCCCTGCCGGAGCTGGCCGGGGCCAGCGAGGCCCGGCGCCCCGGTCTGGCCCTCCGTGCGCGCCGAGGGCAGCCCCTGCCCACCGACGTGCTCTTCCAGGTGGTGCGCGCCGACGGGACCATCACCACGCCACCAACGCAGACCGACGAGCTCCCGGTGGACGCGGCCGACGAGGCCATCGCCACCCGCCCGGACGGCACCACCCGGCTGCGTACCGTCTCGATCGACGGCGAGCGCTACCGGATGGTGACGGCATCCACCGGCAGGCAGGTCGCGGTGCAGATCGCCCGCCCGCTCCACGAGGTGGAAGCCACCCTCTCACGGTTCGCGCTGGCGCTGGTGGCGGTGTCGATCTCCGGGACGGTCCTCGCCGCGGCGGTCGGTTGGTGGGTGGCGCGCCGCTCCGCGCGGCCGGTCGAGCAGTTGACCCGCGCGGCCGAGCACGTGGCCGACACGCTCGAGTTCGACGTTCCGCTGGCTGCCACCCACGACGACGAGATCGGTCAGCTGACCGCGAGCATCTCGCACATGTTGGCCGCGTTGAAGCTCTCCCGCGAGCAGCAGCAACGGTTGGTAGTCGATGCCAGCCACGAGCTGCGAACCCCGCTCACCAGCATCCGCACGAACGTCGACCTGCTCAGGCGCAGCGACCTCGACGACGCCACCCGAGCCGAGATCGTCTCCGACATCCGGACCGAGGTGGAAGAGCTCACCGAGCTCACCGCCGAGCTCGTGCAGCTCGCCACCGACACCCGCCAGGTCGAGCAGGAGGTCGAAGTGGACATGGGAGCCCTCGCCCAGCGGGTGGCCGAGCGGGCCAGCAAGCGAACCGGCCAGGTGGTGACCGTGAGCGGGCCGGGCTGGCTGGCCTGGGGGCGCCCCACCATGCTGGAGCGAGCGGTGCAGAACCTGGTCGACAATGCCTGCAAGTGGAACCCGCGAGGCACGCCCATCGAGATCGTGGTCACGCAGGGCTCCCTGTCGGTTCGCGACCACGGCCCTGGCATCCCCCCTGCCGAGCGGGAGCGGATCTTCGAGCGGTTCTATCGCACCGACGCCGCGAGGGCGATGCCTGGTTCCGGCCTGGGCCTGGCGATCGTGCGGCAGGTGATCGAGGCCCACGACGGCACCATCAGCGTCGACGACACCGTTCCGGGCCCGGGCGCGGTGTTCACGATCCGATTCTGA
- a CDS encoding SRPBCC family protein, whose amino-acid sequence MASIRYHARIDRSPDEVWALVSDAGGLEAWFPGVDACTFDGEVRTVSTMGIEIEERVVLSDPDLRRFQYTIVGGPMVPEHHLATVDVLEDGDGSLLVYACDVRPDDVVALLAPVYESATRAVKDHLEGTSG is encoded by the coding sequence ATGGCTTCCATCCGCTATCACGCCCGCATCGACCGCTCACCTGACGAGGTCTGGGCCCTGGTGTCCGACGCCGGCGGCCTCGAAGCGTGGTTCCCGGGCGTCGACGCCTGCACGTTCGACGGTGAGGTGCGCACCGTGTCGACGATGGGCATCGAGATCGAGGAGCGGGTCGTCCTGTCCGACCCCGACCTGCGCCGCTTCCAGTACACGATCGTCGGGGGGCCGATGGTGCCCGAGCACCACCTGGCCACCGTCGACGTGCTCGAGGACGGCGACGGGTCGCTGCTGGTCTACGCCTGCGACGTCCGTCCCGACGACGTGGTGGCCCTGCTCGCCCCGGTCTACGAGAGCGCGACCCGCGCCGTGAAGGACCACCTCGAAGGCACGTCCGGCTGA
- a CDS encoding ribonuclease Z — protein MSGRDLVVLGTASQVPTRSRNHNGYLLRWDREAILFDPGEGTQRQLTFAGVSAGRINRICLTHLHGDHCLGLPGILQRLALDASADEIPIHFPASGAPYVERLCDASIGRRQAVRLDPVPVTGGLVEEGPPLRITALPLDHRVDTLGWRLEEPASRHFLRSELEALGLAGPAVGELERRGWVEHGGRRINVEDVSEIRRGMAVAVVMDTRACDNAVALAERADLLLCEATFLESEVDLAVGYGHLTAREAATIAREAGVGQLVLTHLSSRYPSAEGHLREAAEVFPDVVVAEDLTIIDIARAPEG, from the coding sequence ATGAGCGGACGTGACCTGGTCGTGCTCGGGACCGCCAGCCAGGTGCCGACCCGATCGCGCAACCACAACGGGTACCTCCTGCGGTGGGACCGCGAGGCCATCCTCTTCGACCCCGGTGAGGGAACCCAGCGCCAGCTCACCTTCGCCGGCGTGTCCGCCGGCCGCATCAACCGGATCTGCCTCACACACCTGCACGGCGACCACTGCCTCGGGCTGCCCGGGATCCTGCAGAGACTGGCCCTCGATGCGAGCGCGGATGAGATCCCGATCCACTTCCCCGCCAGCGGCGCACCCTACGTGGAGCGACTCTGCGACGCGAGCATCGGCCGCCGCCAGGCCGTGCGCCTCGATCCCGTGCCCGTGACCGGCGGCCTGGTCGAGGAGGGACCGCCACTGCGCATCACCGCCCTGCCCCTCGACCATCGGGTCGACACGCTCGGGTGGCGACTCGAAGAGCCGGCGAGCAGGCACTTCCTGCGATCCGAACTGGAGGCGCTGGGCCTCGCCGGTCCGGCCGTCGGTGAGCTGGAACGGCGGGGATGGGTCGAGCACGGTGGGCGCCGGATCAACGTGGAGGACGTGAGCGAGATCCGCCGCGGCATGGCCGTGGCGGTGGTCATGGACACCCGGGCCTGCGACAACGCGGTGGCGCTGGCGGAGCGCGCCGACCTGCTGCTGTGCGAGGCGACCTTCCTCGAGTCGGAGGTGGACCTGGCGGTCGGGTACGGGCACCTCACGGCCCGAGAGGCCGCCACGATCGCCCGCGAGGCAGGGGTCGGTCAGCTCGTGCTCACCCACCTCTCCTCGCGATACCCGAGCGCGGAGGGCCACCTGCGGGAAGCAGCCGAGGTCTTCCCGGATGTCGTGGTGGCGGAGGACCTCACGATCATCGACATCGCTCGGGCGCCCGAGGGCTGA
- a CDS encoding pirin family protein — protein sequence MAGVLRDAFSLGFQWPTFDPFLFCVHHLDEYPAGNEQMGPAASLHGRELGMDFAGIDGWRMYHGTVVPGFPGHPHRGFETVTYVRRGVIDHADSLGAAARFGRGDVQWITAGSGLVHAEMFPLLDREGPNTLELFQIWLNLPAADKMAEPYFAMLWDQDIPRHVVEEAGRRAAITVIAGALHGLQPPPPPPRSWAARPEGDVAIWHVRLEPGARIDLPPAASAGTIRTLYLFDGGPLVVAGEAVEPATGAVVQPDVSVELAAPSGAEVLVLQGRPIREPVAQYGPFVMNDRAGVQQALEDYRRTGFGGWPWPTDDPVHGRDETRFARYPDGRVERAPV from the coding sequence ATGGCTGGCGTGCTGCGCGACGCGTTTTCCCTCGGTTTCCAGTGGCCGACCTTCGACCCGTTCCTGTTCTGCGTCCATCACCTCGACGAGTACCCCGCGGGGAACGAGCAGATGGGCCCCGCAGCGTCGCTGCACGGTCGTGAGCTCGGTATGGACTTCGCGGGCATCGACGGCTGGCGGATGTACCACGGCACCGTCGTCCCGGGATTCCCCGGCCATCCGCACCGGGGCTTCGAGACCGTCACCTACGTCCGCCGTGGCGTGATCGACCACGCCGACTCGCTCGGGGCTGCGGCCCGGTTCGGCCGCGGTGACGTGCAGTGGATCACCGCCGGCTCCGGGCTGGTGCACGCCGAGATGTTCCCCCTGCTGGACCGCGAGGGGCCCAACACCCTCGAGTTGTTCCAGATCTGGCTGAACCTGCCCGCCGCGGACAAGATGGCCGAGCCGTACTTCGCGATGCTGTGGGATCAAGACATCCCCCGCCACGTGGTGGAGGAAGCCGGGCGCCGGGCGGCGATCACCGTGATCGCCGGCGCGTTGCACGGCCTGCAGCCCCCGCCGCCTCCCCCTCGCTCATGGGCCGCCAGGCCCGAGGGCGACGTGGCCATCTGGCACGTACGCCTCGAACCCGGCGCTCGTATCGACCTGCCCCCGGCAGCGTCCGCTGGCACGATCCGCACCCTGTACCTGTTCGACGGGGGTCCGCTCGTGGTGGCGGGGGAGGCGGTCGAGCCTGCCACCGGTGCGGTCGTCCAGCCCGACGTCTCCGTCGAGCTCGCCGCGCCCAGCGGGGCGGAGGTGCTCGTGCTGCAGGGCCGACCGATCCGGGAACCGGTGGCGCAGTACGGGCCGTTCGTGATGAACGACCGGGCCGGGGTGCAGCAGGCGCTGGAGGACTACCGGCGCACGGGCTTCGGCGGGTGGCCGTGGCCCACCGACGATCCGGTGCACGGCCGGGACGAGACCCGCTTCGCCCGGTACCCCGACGGTCGGGTGGAGCGGGCCCCTGTCTGA